The following nucleotide sequence is from Fundulus heteroclitus isolate FHET01 chromosome 24, MU-UCD_Fhet_4.1, whole genome shotgun sequence.
cttccaggagAGAATGATGGAAGAGAATCCATCaagatacaagatcatggagatgcttccatttcttcagaggctgaagacactgaggagaaTGAAGAAGACAGTGACGTAGAgcaccctctctctgagctgaaacagtTGTCaaactctggatataagaaatgttttacaaagaagaataaaTGTAGGAAAGGCCACACAGGAGTTaagcttagctgcaaagactgtggcaaaacatttatgggaaaatcagctttaaacggacacatgagaatccacacaggagagaagcctttctgttgtgatttatgtggacaaagttttagtcaaaaaacaaatttaaacacacacatgagaatccacacaggagagaagcctttctgttgtgatttatgtggacaaagttttagtcaaaaaacaaatttaaacacacacatgagaatccatacaggacagaggcccttctgttgtgatctatgtggaaagaGCTTTAGTCGAAAAGGAACTTTAGTggcacacatgagaatccatacaggagacaagcctttctgttgtgatatatgtgaacaaagatttaaaagaaaatctgcattaaacacacacatgagaattcatacaggagacaagcctttctgttgtgatatatgtgaacaaagatttagaaacaaatctaatttaaacacacacatgagaatccatactgTACacaagcctttctgttgtgatctatgtggacaaagatttaaaacaaaatctgcattaaacacacacatgagaattcatacaGGAGAAAAGCCTTTCTATTGTGAtatatgtgaacaaagatttagcaacaaatctaatttaaacaaacacatgaaaaaccaTACAATGAGagacaaggcaagtttttttgtGTAGCACATCTCAGTACAGGGACGACACAAGTGAAACTAAGAGAAAATATTAAGGATTTTATAAGTAATTGGACAACAAATTTAAACTAATGATCTTTCAGTTAAAAGCCTAACTAGAACAGCCGAAGTCAATCCTAAGCAAATGTGTTTATAATCTTGACTTAAAAGAACGTGCACTTTTTAGTGCACGTGAAACTGTTATTCAGCTTGTGGTTGAGCTTTGATGTCTCGTGGTTGAGCTAAGTATctcaatggacaaatatttaactccattcaCCTCATcatgtaaaggtaaaaaaaattagctaAAATTcggaagtatgacaacagttacgTTGAGTTTGGCTTTATGGACAGTAGGGATGATATACCAAAATGGGTTTGTCTTCAAGTGCTAGCAAACGAAGCTTTGTATCTGGTGGTGCAGCGCATCGCAAAAAGTCAGAAGACACACTCAGTTGGAATGGACCTTGTGTTTCCTGCTGCGGTGGAAATGTGAGGTTCTACTTGGTACATAAGCAGCTAACAATTCAAAAACTGCCCTGCTTTTAGATGACATGGTGAGGAGAAGAATTAAAGAACTATCTGCTGACATTCAGGAACAGTTATTGGATAGAGTGCGTTCGTGTGATCAGTTTTCTAGACAGCTGGATCAATCTCCAGACATTTCCAGTGCTGCTCAACTGATAGCTCTGGTGCTCTATCCCCGGGAGGGAAACATTTTGGAAGATTTTCGTTTCTGCAAGGAGGTCTTGGGCAGGACAACAGTGAGGAATTATTTAAGCTAGTTGATGCTTTTCTGACTGAAGCGAGACTGAGCTGGAAAAATGTCTCGCTGTTTGTATGGATGGTGCTGCAGAGATGACCGGCTGAAAGAGTGGAGTTAAAGTATGGATAAAATCCATGCGTTATAGCTACCCACTGTGTCCTGGATCAGCAGGCACTAGCTTCCAAAGACATGGACCCAGACCCATCTGGTTGCTGAACATGA
It contains:
- the LOC118557743 gene encoding gastrula zinc finger protein XlCGF7.1-like, with the translated sequence MMGDVFQPRVLLHRLDVKEKLIVKEEASLDHKPRAHLHDPDQIKGRELPGENDGRESIKIQDHGDASISSEAEDTEENEEDSDVEHPLSELKQLSNSGYKKCFTKKNKCRKGHTGVKLSCKDCGKTFMGKSALNGHMRIHTGEKPFCCDLCGQSFSQKTNLNTHMRIHTGEKPFCCDLCGQSFSQKTNLNTHMRIHTGQRPFCCDLCGKSFSRKGTLVAHMRIHTGDKPFCCDICEQRFKRKSALNTHMRIHTGDKPFCCDICEQRFRNKSNLNTHMRIHTVHKPFCCDLCGQR